TCGCTGTTTATCGTCAAGCTGGACATTCGCGGCGCTGACTTTCTTCTGCGCCACGATGAGCTGGTTTTTTAATTCCTGATTTTCGTTATGTAACCCATTGATAATACCGTCGCTGGCGGCAACTTTTTGCTGCATCTCCGCTGTGCGCTGGTTCCAGGTTTGATCGATATTCTTCAGTTTTTCCGTCAGGTCGTTAACCTGATTTTCCAACTCGGGTACGCGGGTTTTTAGGCTTGGGGTTTCACTCAACTGATCGAGCGGGATCCAACTGGTGCGGTTTCTGTCATCGCGGATTTGTGCGTAGCCCGCTCCTTGATTAACGCTGAGTACCGTCACTTCATCGCCGGCGTTTAGCGTACCCACAATGCGGTATTGATTGCCTGGGCCGCTGTGGATGTAGGTCAGTAACTCATCAGAAATATAACGTTTTTCTTCCGCGTGAGCAGTCAAACTTGAAGCAAAGGTCATTAAGGTAAAACAAATCAGGAGTAATTTCTGCATAAGATCATCAGGTTGCGTGAGTCATAGGATGATAGTAGAGGCTTAAGTCTGACGAGGCAATGATTAAACCTGAATGAGAACTTTCTCACTCTTGGTTCGTCCGGCGTCTCTCCTGGGCGCAGTTCGGTTTTTTTATGGCGCGCCGTCCCTGGCTACTTGTGATGCTACGTCAAAAATTTTTCCCGGAAATCTTTTGTTTGCGCGTGAACATGAATCGAACCGATAGCGGCGCGAGCGGGAATAGCCAAACATCGGAGGATGCGGCAAAGGTGGCAAGGTGAAGTAAAATATTATCTACTAACGGAATTGGCGCCAAACCCGATGTGGGAAATGTTATGAGTGAAGAGATTGAACTGAAATTTATTGTTCGCCCCGACAACGTTGATTCGCTGCGCAAGCAGCTATCCGTCTGGCAGAGTGAGTACAGTCATGCTGAACATATGCATGCCCAGCGGCTGTCGAATATCTATTATGAGACGGCAGACCACTTCCTGCGCCAACAGGGTATCGGTCTGCGCATTCGCGGTGAGAACGAACGTTATGAAATGACGGTGAAAACCGCCGGTAAAGTGATTGGCGGGCTGCATCAGCATCCTGAATATAATGTGCCGCTGGAAAAAGCGGCGTTGGATCTTGGTCTGCTTCCGGCGGATATCTGGCCTGAAAATTGCGATCCCGCGGAGCTTCAACAATCCCTTAAGCCGCTGTTCAGCACCGACTTTACCCGGGAGAAGTGGGTAGTCACTTATCATCAAAGCGTGATTGAAGTTGCCCTTGACCGTGGCGAGATTCGCGCGGGCGAGCTTAGTGAACCGCTGAACGAACTTGAAATGGAGCTCAAGCTGGGGCAGACCTCGGATCTGTTTGAACTGGCGGCGGAAATCGCCGAGTTCGGCGGCCTGCGTCAAGGGAGTCTCAGTAAAGCCGCCCGTGGGTATCATCTGGCGAAAGGCAATCCGCCGCGCGAGTGCCGCCCGGCCGGTATCCTTGTTCTGGAGCCGAAAACCAATATCGATCAGGCGATCGGCGCGGCATTGGAGTACGCGCTGGGCTATTGGCAGTATCATGAAGAGCTGTGGGTACGCGGCAACATTGAGGCCCGTCACGCATTGCCGCAGGCCGGCGCGCTGATGCGCGAAATGCTGGTACTGGTCGGCGGCGTGATCCCCCGTAAGGTAACGACCCTTTTTCGGGCCGCGCTCACCAGCCTGGAGGATAAAGTGCAGGGACCCGGAGATGCGGAGTCGCTATGCTACGGCGTGGAATACTTACAAAGTAAGTTGGTGCTTACCTCATGGCTGGTGGAGGCCGGCTGGCGCAGCCATCTGGATAATAAAGAGCGTATCAAGTTACTGGGCTCCTACAAACGCTTTGCCGATATCATGTTGGGACGCAGCGCCGCCGAGCTGAAACACACCTTCGGCGGCCCCCTGAGCGACGTTCAATATGTCCAGCAGTTGCCTCGTTTACAGCGCAATATTTGTGCTCTTCAACTGTTATCCGGCGCGTATCCGGCTGAACAGGCGGAGGCATATATCGAGCGCTGGCGCGCGCTAATCGAGGCGGTTGAACAACTGTCAGACGATCAATCGCCGTCGCCGTATCTGGAAACCTGCCGCAAACAAGCATTGGCTCAGTCACCATTCTGGTTACACAGCGCCGGGAATTAACCGTTAACTGCGCTCACCCGCTATTGACGGCGGGTGACATCTCAAAGGAATCATCATGTCGACACGTCCTTTGCCGTCTTTACCTTCATTACTGGCGGAACAGTCTCAACGGGTTCTACTCCGTCTGCAGGAAGCCGCTGCCGATCTTGCCCCGGCAACGGAGGGCGATCTTGCCGTACTGGCGATGAGCGATTTTGTCGGTGATGCGCTGATTCGCTATCCGGACTGGTGGCGGGATCTTCATCGTCAGCCGCCGCAGCCCGAAGAGTGGCGGCATTATTCCGACTGGTTGAACCAGGATCTGGCCGAGGCGCATGATGAAACGGCGCTGATGAACGTTCTGCGGCGGTTTCGCCGTCGCATGTTGGTGCGGATTGCCTGGTCGCAGGCGTTACGCACCAGCACCACGGAGCAGACATTGCGGCAGCTCAGCGAACTGGCGGAAACCTTGATTGTTGCGGCCCGCAGTTGGTTGTATCAGGCCTGCTGCCGGGATTGGGGCACGCCCGTCAATGAGCAAGGCATTCCCCAACCGCTGCTTATCCTGGGAATGGGCAAGCTAGGCGGCGGCGAGCTGAATTTTTCTTCCGATATTGACCTGATTTTTGTCTATCCGGAGAACGGTCAAACGCAGGGCGGGCGGCGCGAGCTGGATAATGCGCAGTTTTTTACCCGTTTAGGTCAGCGGCTGATTAAGGTGCTGGATCAGCCCACGGTTGATGGCTTTGTGTATCGTGTCGACATGCGGCTGCGCCCGTTTGGCGAGAGCGGTCCGCTGGTGCTGAGTTTTGCCGCGATGGAGGACTATTACCAGGAACAGGGAAGGGACTGGGAGCGCTATGCAATGGTAAAAGCCCGTCTGCTGGGCGGAATGGACGATGAATATAGCCAGGAATTACGCCGAACTCTGCGGCCTTTCGTCTTCCGGCGTTATATCGATTTCAGCGTGATTCAGTCGCTGAGGAACATGAAGGGGATGATTGCCCGCGAAGTCCGCCGGCGTGATTTGCGCAACAACATCAAGCTGGGCGCGGGCGGTATTCGTGAAATTGAGTTTATCACTCAGGTCTTCCAACTGATCCGCGGCGGCCGTGAGCCGGGGCTGCAGGAAAGGGCGCTATTGCCGACGTTGCGTCATATTGGGGAACTGGGATTATTGGCGCAGCCGCAGGTGACTGAACTTAGCGAGACGTACTGCTTCTTGCGCCGGCTGGAAAATCTTCTGCAGGCGATTGCCGATGAGCAAACGCAGACCTTGCCGGACGATGAACTCAATCAATCGCGGCTGGCGTGGGGCATGGGATTTGATGGCTGGGCGATGTTGCAACAGGCGCTGTTGCGGCACACGCAGTCCGTGCGCCGCGTGTTTGACGACTTAATCGGCGACGACGTGCCGGATAATCATGATATTCCCGAACACGACAGCTATTGCAGCCTGTGGCAGGATATGCTGGATTATGCCGATCTGGCTTTGCTTACGCCGCATCTGACGGAGAGCGTGCGGGAGAGGTTGCTGCGCGAGATTGTTGATTTTCATCATGATGTCGCCAAACGCACCATCGGCCCGCGCGGTCGAGAGGTGCTCGACCAACTGATGCCCAATCTGCTGGCGGAAGTGTGCGCCCGGCAGGAGGCCGATATCATTTTATCGCGCCTGACTCCGCTGCTGCTGGGGATTGTTACCCGCACCACCTATCTGGAATTGCTGCTGGAGTCGCGGCCCGCCTTGGCACAACTGGTTCGGCTGTGCGCGGCCTCGCCGATGGTGGCCGGTCAACTGGCGCGTTATCCATTACTGCTTGATGAATTGCTCGATCCCGCCACCCTCTATCAACCCACCGCGCCGGGAGCTTATGCCGATGAATTGCGTCAGTATCTGATGCGCGTGCCGGAAGACGATGAAGAGCAACAACTGGAGGCGGTACGCCAGTACAAACAGGCTCAGCTGCTGCGCATTGCCGCCGGGGATATCGCGGGCGTGCTACCGGTAATGAAAGTGAGCGATCACTTAACCTATCTGGCTGAAGCGATCATCGCCGCGGTTGTGCAACAGGCATGGTCGCTGATGGTCGCGCGTTACGGCCAGCCGTCGCATTTGCACCAGCGCAAGGGACGCGGTTTTGCGGTTATCGCCTA
This window of the Brenneria goodwinii genome carries:
- a CDS encoding inorganic triphosphatase, coding for MSEEIELKFIVRPDNVDSLRKQLSVWQSEYSHAEHMHAQRLSNIYYETADHFLRQQGIGLRIRGENERYEMTVKTAGKVIGGLHQHPEYNVPLEKAALDLGLLPADIWPENCDPAELQQSLKPLFSTDFTREKWVVTYHQSVIEVALDRGEIRAGELSEPLNELEMELKLGQTSDLFELAAEIAEFGGLRQGSLSKAARGYHLAKGNPPRECRPAGILVLEPKTNIDQAIGAALEYALGYWQYHEELWVRGNIEARHALPQAGALMREMLVLVGGVIPRKVTTLFRAALTSLEDKVQGPGDAESLCYGVEYLQSKLVLTSWLVEAGWRSHLDNKERIKLLGSYKRFADIMLGRSAAELKHTFGGPLSDVQYVQQLPRLQRNICALQLLSGAYPAEQAEAYIERWRALIEAVEQLSDDQSPSPYLETCRKQALAQSPFWLHSAGN
- a CDS encoding TIGR04211 family SH3 domain-containing protein, whose product is MQKLLLICFTLMTFASSLTAHAEEKRYISDELLTYIHSGPGNQYRIVGTLNAGDEVTVLSVNQGAGYAQIRDDRNRTSWIPLDQLSETPSLKTRVPELENQVNDLTEKLKNIDQTWNQRTAEMQQKVAASDGIINGLHNENQELKNQLIVAQKKVSAANVQLDDKQRTIILQWFLYGGGVAGAGLLLGLLLPHIIPRRKKSDRWMS